In Pungitius pungitius chromosome 2, fPunPun2.1, whole genome shotgun sequence, a single window of DNA contains:
- the ppp6r2a gene encoding serine/threonine-protein phosphatase 6 regulatory subunit 2a isoform X2, whose product MFWKFDLHTTSHIDQLLDREDVTLRELMEEDDVLQECKAQNRRLLLFLSQDQCMQELVSLITTEPPTDLEERMRFKFPNIACELLTSDVSIINDKLGADESLLEVLYRFLEQDPPLNPLLASFFSKTIGNLIARKTEQVISFLKKKEGFIGLVLKHIDASAMMDLLLRLISCVEPAPLRQEVLHWLNEEKLVQRLTELIHTGKDEERQSNASQTLCDIIRLSRDQANQMQENMEADPLLAVLESQESVAGLLKNMFEGERSEASIVNGTQVLLTLLETRRPGLEGLMDLYSQGYERSYTVNSSILNAIEPHLKDFQQLLLDPPKKSAILTTVGVLEQPLGNARLHMARLVAALLQTSAPSICQELCNLATMDLLLDLFFKYSWNNFLHFQVELCVAAILSHPSSEERPSSALQNHDEQPAASGPETHEEAVETGSTSDPHASVHNTLVAHLFQKCQLVQRILDAWEENDKIQGEGGTRRGNMGHLTRIANMVVQNLEKGPVHNQITDLIKVKMNVLGVADLPEDCRGRWESFVDETLRETNRRNTVELVSTHNMHSSSEDDDMESPFPNDLSLQQAFSDYQIQQMTANFVDQFGFNDEEFSEHDENINATFDRIAEINFNLDADDNSANAAAFEACCKERIRQFDDAEEEEDIWEEKEMNYATQAKSRTRFGVSQTSEESSGSRMENGGSERGHGSGSDEDEDCEQNTSETGWTANFRESGGTAASQTPAGWDSSSRSGAETQGSGWANFTEFQPFSGTESGPKCSSPVDSGSGDTEKQAKQKNEKTADASASSEAWPVGEGRKAPLVASDSSSSGGSDSEEDDKHAAGATPPAAAGTPETAGAPRNETADLKSEESPVSLEKLSLSDPPKAPAEDLPTTTQTDRKEETPPPQEVSVNGPV is encoded by the exons ATGTTTTGGAAGTTTGACCTGCACACCACCTCCCACATTGACCAGCTGCTGGACAGGGAGGACGTGACGCTTAGAGAGCTAATGGAAGAAGACGACGTCCTGCAGGAGTGCAAGGCCCAGAACCGCCGgctactcctcttcctctcccaggACCAGTGCATGCAAGAGCTGGTCAGCCTCATCACCACCGAGCCACCCACAGACCTGGAGGAGCGAATGCGCTTCAA ATTCCCCAACATTGCTTGTGAGCTCCTGACTTCTGATGTGTCAATCATAAACGATAAGCTGGGCGCGGACGAGTCTCTCCTTGAGGTGCTCTATCGCTTCCTGGAGCAGGACCCCCCTCTCAACCCGCTACTGGCCAGCTTCTTCAGCAAAACCATCGGCAATCTCATTGCCAGGAAAACCGAACAG GTGATTAGCTTTCTAAAGAAAAAGGAGGGCTTCATTGGTCTGGTGCTGAAACACATTGATGCCTCGGCTATGATGGACCTGCTGCTTCGCCTCATCAGTTGTGTGGAGCCTGCCCCCTTGAGGCAGGAGGTCCTCCAT TGGCTGAATGAGGAGAAGTTGGTACAAAGACTCACCGAGCTCATCCATACTGGCAAAGATGAGGAG AGACAATCAAATGCATCCCAAACGCTTTGTGACATCATTCGCCTCAGTCGAGACCAGGCCAATCAGATGCAGGAGAATATGGAGGCCGACCCACTATTGGCTGTACTAGAGTC GCAGGAGAGTGTAGCGGGGCTCCTCAAGAACATGTTTGAGGGGGAGAGGAGTGAGGCCTCCATTGTTAACGGAACTCAAGTGCTACTTACCTTACTGGAGACCAGGAGGCCTGG GTTGGAAGGGCTGATGGATCTGTATTCTCAGGGTTATGAAAGGTCTTACACTGTCAACAGCAGTATTTTAAATGCCATTGAGCCCCATTTAAAGGACTTCCAGCAGCTTCTTCTGGATCCCCCGAAG AAAAGTGCAATATTGACAACCGTTGGTGTTCTCGAGCAGCCACTGGGGAACGCCCGCCTTCACATGGCCAGGCTGGTGGCCGCCTTGCTGCAGACCAGTGCCCCCAGTATCTGCCAGGAGCTCTGCAATCTTGCAACCATGGACCTACTACTG GATCTGTTCTTTAAATACTCCTGGAATAACTTTTTGCACTTCCAAGTGGAGCTGTGTGTGGCCGCAATCCTGAGCCATCCTTCTTCGGAGGAGCGGCCCAGCTCGGCCCTCCAGAATCACGATGAGCAGCCTGCAGCATCTGGCCCTGAAACGCATGAGGAGGCAGTGGAGACAGGCAGTACCAGTGACCCACACGCCTCCGTCCACAACACCCTCGTAGCACAT CTTTTCCAGAAGTGTCAACTGGTCCAGAGGATCCTTGACGCCTGGGAGGAGAACGATAAAATACA GGGTGAGGGTGGCACCAGGAGAGGCAACATGGGTCACCTGACCAGAATTGCCAACATGGTGGTCCAGAACCTGGAGAAAGGACCAGTACACAACCAGATCACTGACCTCATCAAAG TTAAAATGAATGTCCTTGGTGTCGCAGACCTACCAGAAGACTGCAGAGGTCGCTGGGAGAGCTTCGTGGACGAGACGCTGAGAGAGACTAACAGGAGGAACACTGTTGAGCTG GTAAGCACCCACAACATGCACTCGTCCAGTGAAGATGACGACATGGAGAGCCCCTTCCCCAACGACTTGTCTCTCCAGCAG GCCTTCTCTGACTATCAGATCCAACAGATGACGGCCAACTTTGTGGATCAGTTTGGCTTCAATGACGAGGAGTTTAGCGAGCATGATGAAAATATCAA TGCCACGTTTGACAGAATTGCTGAGATAAACTTCAATCTAGATGCTGATGATAATAGT gcCAATGCGGCTGCTTTTGAAGCCTGCTGTAAAGAGCGGATACGCCAGTTTGATgatgctgaagaagaagaggacatttgggaggagaaggagatgaacTATGCAACACAAGCTAAATCCAGAACAAG GTTTGGGGTCTCCCAAACCTCAGAAGAAAGCTCCGGGAGCAGAATGGAGAACGGAGGCAGCGAGCGGGGCCACGGATCTGGATCTGATGAGGACGAGGACTGTGAGCAGAACACATCAGAAACGG GCTGGACAGCAAATTTCAGGGAATCCGGAGGGACGGCAGCATCCCAAACCCCAGCAGGGTGGGACAGCTCATCCAGGAGCGGGGCAGAGACGCAGGGAAGTGGCTGGGCCAACTTCACTGAGTTCCAGCCTTTCTCTGG TACAGAGAGTGGTCCCAAGTGCAGCTCTCCTGTGGATTCGGGCAGCGGCGATACAGAAAAACAAGCCAAACAGAAGAACGAGAAGACGG ccGATGCGAGTGCCTCCTCTGAAGCTTGGCCGGTGGGAGAAGGGAGGAAGGCTCCTCTTGTGGCCTCAGACAGCAGCTCCTCCGGGGGatccgacagcgaggaggacgacaaaCACGCCGCCGGTGCCACTCCCCCCGCCGCGGCCGGAACCCCAGAAACAGCCGGTGCCCCCAGGAACGAGACGGCTGACCTCAAaag TGAGGAGAGTCCGGTGTCTCTGGAGAAGCTTTCGCTGTCAGATCCTCCTAAAGCGCCTGCTGAGGATTTACCCACAACCACACAGACGGACAGGAA AGAAGAAACGCCGCCACCCCAGGAAGTGTCTGTCAATGGGCCGGTCTGA
- the ppp6r2a gene encoding serine/threonine-protein phosphatase 6 regulatory subunit 2a isoform X3 encodes MFWKFDLHTTSHIDQLLDREDVTLRELMEEDDVLQECKAQNRRLLLFLSQDQCMQELVSLITTEPPTDLEERMRFKFPNIACELLTSDVSIINDKLGADESLLEVLYRFLEQDPPLNPLLASFFSKTIGNLIARKTEQVISFLKKKEGFIGLVLKHIDASAMMDLLLRLISCVEPAPLRQEVLHWLNEEKLVQRLTELIHTGKDEERQSNASQTLCDIIRLSRDQANQMQENMEADPLLAVLESQESVAGLLKNMFEGERSEASIVNGTQVLLTLLETRRPGLEGLMDLYSQGYERSYTVNSSILNAIEPHLKDFQQLLLDPPKKSAILTTVGVLEQPLGNARLHMARLVAALLQTSAPSICQELCNLATMDLLLDLFFKYSWNNFLHFQVELCVAAILSHPSSEERPSSALQNHDEQPAASGPETHEEAVETGSTSDPHASVHNTLVAHLFQKCQLVQRILDAWEENDKIQGEGGTRRGNMGHLTRIANMVVQNLEKGPVHNQITDLIKVKMNVLGVADLPEDCRGRWESFVDETLRETNRRNTVELVSTHNMHSSSEDDDMESPFPNDLSLQQIQQMTANFVDQFGFNDEEFSEHDENINATFDRIAEINFNLDADDNSANAAAFEACCKERIRQFDDAEEEEDIWEEKEMNYATQAKSRTRFGVSQTSEESSGSRMENGGSERGHGSGSDEDEDCEQNTSETGPGWTANFRESGGTAASQTPAGWDSSSRSGAETQGSGWANFTEFQPFSGTESGPKCSSPVDSGSGDTEKQAKQKNEKTADASASSEAWPVGEGRKAPLVASDSSSSGGSDSEEDDKHAAGATPPAAAGTPETAGAPRNETADLKSEESPVSLEKLSLSDPPKAPAEDLPTTTQTDRKEETPPPQEVSVNGPV; translated from the exons ATGTTTTGGAAGTTTGACCTGCACACCACCTCCCACATTGACCAGCTGCTGGACAGGGAGGACGTGACGCTTAGAGAGCTAATGGAAGAAGACGACGTCCTGCAGGAGTGCAAGGCCCAGAACCGCCGgctactcctcttcctctcccaggACCAGTGCATGCAAGAGCTGGTCAGCCTCATCACCACCGAGCCACCCACAGACCTGGAGGAGCGAATGCGCTTCAA ATTCCCCAACATTGCTTGTGAGCTCCTGACTTCTGATGTGTCAATCATAAACGATAAGCTGGGCGCGGACGAGTCTCTCCTTGAGGTGCTCTATCGCTTCCTGGAGCAGGACCCCCCTCTCAACCCGCTACTGGCCAGCTTCTTCAGCAAAACCATCGGCAATCTCATTGCCAGGAAAACCGAACAG GTGATTAGCTTTCTAAAGAAAAAGGAGGGCTTCATTGGTCTGGTGCTGAAACACATTGATGCCTCGGCTATGATGGACCTGCTGCTTCGCCTCATCAGTTGTGTGGAGCCTGCCCCCTTGAGGCAGGAGGTCCTCCAT TGGCTGAATGAGGAGAAGTTGGTACAAAGACTCACCGAGCTCATCCATACTGGCAAAGATGAGGAG AGACAATCAAATGCATCCCAAACGCTTTGTGACATCATTCGCCTCAGTCGAGACCAGGCCAATCAGATGCAGGAGAATATGGAGGCCGACCCACTATTGGCTGTACTAGAGTC GCAGGAGAGTGTAGCGGGGCTCCTCAAGAACATGTTTGAGGGGGAGAGGAGTGAGGCCTCCATTGTTAACGGAACTCAAGTGCTACTTACCTTACTGGAGACCAGGAGGCCTGG GTTGGAAGGGCTGATGGATCTGTATTCTCAGGGTTATGAAAGGTCTTACACTGTCAACAGCAGTATTTTAAATGCCATTGAGCCCCATTTAAAGGACTTCCAGCAGCTTCTTCTGGATCCCCCGAAG AAAAGTGCAATATTGACAACCGTTGGTGTTCTCGAGCAGCCACTGGGGAACGCCCGCCTTCACATGGCCAGGCTGGTGGCCGCCTTGCTGCAGACCAGTGCCCCCAGTATCTGCCAGGAGCTCTGCAATCTTGCAACCATGGACCTACTACTG GATCTGTTCTTTAAATACTCCTGGAATAACTTTTTGCACTTCCAAGTGGAGCTGTGTGTGGCCGCAATCCTGAGCCATCCTTCTTCGGAGGAGCGGCCCAGCTCGGCCCTCCAGAATCACGATGAGCAGCCTGCAGCATCTGGCCCTGAAACGCATGAGGAGGCAGTGGAGACAGGCAGTACCAGTGACCCACACGCCTCCGTCCACAACACCCTCGTAGCACAT CTTTTCCAGAAGTGTCAACTGGTCCAGAGGATCCTTGACGCCTGGGAGGAGAACGATAAAATACA GGGTGAGGGTGGCACCAGGAGAGGCAACATGGGTCACCTGACCAGAATTGCCAACATGGTGGTCCAGAACCTGGAGAAAGGACCAGTACACAACCAGATCACTGACCTCATCAAAG TTAAAATGAATGTCCTTGGTGTCGCAGACCTACCAGAAGACTGCAGAGGTCGCTGGGAGAGCTTCGTGGACGAGACGCTGAGAGAGACTAACAGGAGGAACACTGTTGAGCTG GTAAGCACCCACAACATGCACTCGTCCAGTGAAGATGACGACATGGAGAGCCCCTTCCCCAACGACTTGTCTCTCCAGCAG ATCCAACAGATGACGGCCAACTTTGTGGATCAGTTTGGCTTCAATGACGAGGAGTTTAGCGAGCATGATGAAAATATCAA TGCCACGTTTGACAGAATTGCTGAGATAAACTTCAATCTAGATGCTGATGATAATAGT gcCAATGCGGCTGCTTTTGAAGCCTGCTGTAAAGAGCGGATACGCCAGTTTGATgatgctgaagaagaagaggacatttgggaggagaaggagatgaacTATGCAACACAAGCTAAATCCAGAACAAG GTTTGGGGTCTCCCAAACCTCAGAAGAAAGCTCCGGGAGCAGAATGGAGAACGGAGGCAGCGAGCGGGGCCACGGATCTGGATCTGATGAGGACGAGGACTGTGAGCAGAACACATCAGAAACGG GTCCAGGCTGGACAGCAAATTTCAGGGAATCCGGAGGGACGGCAGCATCCCAAACCCCAGCAGGGTGGGACAGCTCATCCAGGAGCGGGGCAGAGACGCAGGGAAGTGGCTGGGCCAACTTCACTGAGTTCCAGCCTTTCTCTGG TACAGAGAGTGGTCCCAAGTGCAGCTCTCCTGTGGATTCGGGCAGCGGCGATACAGAAAAACAAGCCAAACAGAAGAACGAGAAGACGG ccGATGCGAGTGCCTCCTCTGAAGCTTGGCCGGTGGGAGAAGGGAGGAAGGCTCCTCTTGTGGCCTCAGACAGCAGCTCCTCCGGGGGatccgacagcgaggaggacgacaaaCACGCCGCCGGTGCCACTCCCCCCGCCGCGGCCGGAACCCCAGAAACAGCCGGTGCCCCCAGGAACGAGACGGCTGACCTCAAaag TGAGGAGAGTCCGGTGTCTCTGGAGAAGCTTTCGCTGTCAGATCCTCCTAAAGCGCCTGCTGAGGATTTACCCACAACCACACAGACGGACAGGAA AGAAGAAACGCCGCCACCCCAGGAAGTGTCTGTCAATGGGCCGGTCTGA
- the ppp6r2a gene encoding serine/threonine-protein phosphatase 6 regulatory subunit 2a isoform X1, with protein MFWKFDLHTTSHIDQLLDREDVTLRELMEEDDVLQECKAQNRRLLLFLSQDQCMQELVSLITTEPPTDLEERMRFKFPNIACELLTSDVSIINDKLGADESLLEVLYRFLEQDPPLNPLLASFFSKTIGNLIARKTEQVISFLKKKEGFIGLVLKHIDASAMMDLLLRLISCVEPAPLRQEVLHWLNEEKLVQRLTELIHTGKDEERQSNASQTLCDIIRLSRDQANQMQENMEADPLLAVLESQESVAGLLKNMFEGERSEASIVNGTQVLLTLLETRRPGLEGLMDLYSQGYERSYTVNSSILNAIEPHLKDFQQLLLDPPKKSAILTTVGVLEQPLGNARLHMARLVAALLQTSAPSICQELCNLATMDLLLDLFFKYSWNNFLHFQVELCVAAILSHPSSEERPSSALQNHDEQPAASGPETHEEAVETGSTSDPHASVHNTLVAHLFQKCQLVQRILDAWEENDKIQGEGGTRRGNMGHLTRIANMVVQNLEKGPVHNQITDLIKVKMNVLGVADLPEDCRGRWESFVDETLRETNRRNTVELVSTHNMHSSSEDDDMESPFPNDLSLQQAFSDYQIQQMTANFVDQFGFNDEEFSEHDENINATFDRIAEINFNLDADDNSANAAAFEACCKERIRQFDDAEEEEDIWEEKEMNYATQAKSRTRFGVSQTSEESSGSRMENGGSERGHGSGSDEDEDCEQNTSETGPGWTANFRESGGTAASQTPAGWDSSSRSGAETQGSGWANFTEFQPFSGTESGPKCSSPVDSGSGDTEKQAKQKNEKTADASASSEAWPVGEGRKAPLVASDSSSSGGSDSEEDDKHAAGATPPAAAGTPETAGAPRNETADLKSEESPVSLEKLSLSDPPKAPAEDLPTTTQTDRKEETPPPQEVSVNGPV; from the exons ATGTTTTGGAAGTTTGACCTGCACACCACCTCCCACATTGACCAGCTGCTGGACAGGGAGGACGTGACGCTTAGAGAGCTAATGGAAGAAGACGACGTCCTGCAGGAGTGCAAGGCCCAGAACCGCCGgctactcctcttcctctcccaggACCAGTGCATGCAAGAGCTGGTCAGCCTCATCACCACCGAGCCACCCACAGACCTGGAGGAGCGAATGCGCTTCAA ATTCCCCAACATTGCTTGTGAGCTCCTGACTTCTGATGTGTCAATCATAAACGATAAGCTGGGCGCGGACGAGTCTCTCCTTGAGGTGCTCTATCGCTTCCTGGAGCAGGACCCCCCTCTCAACCCGCTACTGGCCAGCTTCTTCAGCAAAACCATCGGCAATCTCATTGCCAGGAAAACCGAACAG GTGATTAGCTTTCTAAAGAAAAAGGAGGGCTTCATTGGTCTGGTGCTGAAACACATTGATGCCTCGGCTATGATGGACCTGCTGCTTCGCCTCATCAGTTGTGTGGAGCCTGCCCCCTTGAGGCAGGAGGTCCTCCAT TGGCTGAATGAGGAGAAGTTGGTACAAAGACTCACCGAGCTCATCCATACTGGCAAAGATGAGGAG AGACAATCAAATGCATCCCAAACGCTTTGTGACATCATTCGCCTCAGTCGAGACCAGGCCAATCAGATGCAGGAGAATATGGAGGCCGACCCACTATTGGCTGTACTAGAGTC GCAGGAGAGTGTAGCGGGGCTCCTCAAGAACATGTTTGAGGGGGAGAGGAGTGAGGCCTCCATTGTTAACGGAACTCAAGTGCTACTTACCTTACTGGAGACCAGGAGGCCTGG GTTGGAAGGGCTGATGGATCTGTATTCTCAGGGTTATGAAAGGTCTTACACTGTCAACAGCAGTATTTTAAATGCCATTGAGCCCCATTTAAAGGACTTCCAGCAGCTTCTTCTGGATCCCCCGAAG AAAAGTGCAATATTGACAACCGTTGGTGTTCTCGAGCAGCCACTGGGGAACGCCCGCCTTCACATGGCCAGGCTGGTGGCCGCCTTGCTGCAGACCAGTGCCCCCAGTATCTGCCAGGAGCTCTGCAATCTTGCAACCATGGACCTACTACTG GATCTGTTCTTTAAATACTCCTGGAATAACTTTTTGCACTTCCAAGTGGAGCTGTGTGTGGCCGCAATCCTGAGCCATCCTTCTTCGGAGGAGCGGCCCAGCTCGGCCCTCCAGAATCACGATGAGCAGCCTGCAGCATCTGGCCCTGAAACGCATGAGGAGGCAGTGGAGACAGGCAGTACCAGTGACCCACACGCCTCCGTCCACAACACCCTCGTAGCACAT CTTTTCCAGAAGTGTCAACTGGTCCAGAGGATCCTTGACGCCTGGGAGGAGAACGATAAAATACA GGGTGAGGGTGGCACCAGGAGAGGCAACATGGGTCACCTGACCAGAATTGCCAACATGGTGGTCCAGAACCTGGAGAAAGGACCAGTACACAACCAGATCACTGACCTCATCAAAG TTAAAATGAATGTCCTTGGTGTCGCAGACCTACCAGAAGACTGCAGAGGTCGCTGGGAGAGCTTCGTGGACGAGACGCTGAGAGAGACTAACAGGAGGAACACTGTTGAGCTG GTAAGCACCCACAACATGCACTCGTCCAGTGAAGATGACGACATGGAGAGCCCCTTCCCCAACGACTTGTCTCTCCAGCAG GCCTTCTCTGACTATCAGATCCAACAGATGACGGCCAACTTTGTGGATCAGTTTGGCTTCAATGACGAGGAGTTTAGCGAGCATGATGAAAATATCAA TGCCACGTTTGACAGAATTGCTGAGATAAACTTCAATCTAGATGCTGATGATAATAGT gcCAATGCGGCTGCTTTTGAAGCCTGCTGTAAAGAGCGGATACGCCAGTTTGATgatgctgaagaagaagaggacatttgggaggagaaggagatgaacTATGCAACACAAGCTAAATCCAGAACAAG GTTTGGGGTCTCCCAAACCTCAGAAGAAAGCTCCGGGAGCAGAATGGAGAACGGAGGCAGCGAGCGGGGCCACGGATCTGGATCTGATGAGGACGAGGACTGTGAGCAGAACACATCAGAAACGG GTCCAGGCTGGACAGCAAATTTCAGGGAATCCGGAGGGACGGCAGCATCCCAAACCCCAGCAGGGTGGGACAGCTCATCCAGGAGCGGGGCAGAGACGCAGGGAAGTGGCTGGGCCAACTTCACTGAGTTCCAGCCTTTCTCTGG TACAGAGAGTGGTCCCAAGTGCAGCTCTCCTGTGGATTCGGGCAGCGGCGATACAGAAAAACAAGCCAAACAGAAGAACGAGAAGACGG ccGATGCGAGTGCCTCCTCTGAAGCTTGGCCGGTGGGAGAAGGGAGGAAGGCTCCTCTTGTGGCCTCAGACAGCAGCTCCTCCGGGGGatccgacagcgaggaggacgacaaaCACGCCGCCGGTGCCACTCCCCCCGCCGCGGCCGGAACCCCAGAAACAGCCGGTGCCCCCAGGAACGAGACGGCTGACCTCAAaag TGAGGAGAGTCCGGTGTCTCTGGAGAAGCTTTCGCTGTCAGATCCTCCTAAAGCGCCTGCTGAGGATTTACCCACAACCACACAGACGGACAGGAA AGAAGAAACGCCGCCACCCCAGGAAGTGTCTGTCAATGGGCCGGTCTGA
- the ppp6r2a gene encoding serine/threonine-protein phosphatase 6 regulatory subunit 2a isoform X5 has translation MFWKFDLHTTSHIDQLLDREDVTLRELMEEDDVLQECKAQNRRLLLFLSQDQCMQELVSLITTEPPTDLEERMRFKFPNIACELLTSDVSIINDKLGADESLLEVLYRFLEQDPPLNPLLASFFSKTIGNLIARKTEQVISFLKKKEGFIGLVLKHIDASAMMDLLLRLISCVEPAPLRQEVLHWLNEEKLVQRLTELIHTGKDEERQSNASQTLCDIIRLSRDQANQMQENMEADPLLAVLESQESVAGLLKNMFEGERSEASIVNGTQVLLTLLETRRPGLEGLMDLYSQGYERSYTVNSSILNAIEPHLKDFQQLLLDPPKKSAILTTVGVLEQPLGNARLHMARLVAALLQTSAPSICQELCNLATMDLLLDLFFKYSWNNFLHFQVELCVAAILSHPSSEERPSSALQNHDEQPAASGPETHEEAVETGSTSDPHASVHNTLVAHLFQKCQLVQRILDAWEENDKIQGEGGTRRGNMGHLTRIANMVVQNLEKGPVHNQITDLIKDLPEDCRGRWESFVDETLRETNRRNTVELVSTHNMHSSSEDDDMESPFPNDLSLQQIQQMTANFVDQFGFNDEEFSEHDENINATFDRIAEINFNLDADDNSANAAAFEACCKERIRQFDDAEEEEDIWEEKEMNYATQAKSRTRFGVSQTSEESSGSRMENGGSERGHGSGSDEDEDCEQNTSETGPGWTANFRESGGTAASQTPAGWDSSSRSGAETQGSGWANFTEFQPFSGTESGPKCSSPVDSGSGDTEKQAKQKNEKTADASASSEAWPVGEGRKAPLVASDSSSSGGSDSEEDDKHAAGATPPAAAGTPETAGAPRNETADLKSEESPVSLEKLSLSDPPKAPAEDLPTTTQTDRKEETPPPQEVSVNGPV, from the exons ATGTTTTGGAAGTTTGACCTGCACACCACCTCCCACATTGACCAGCTGCTGGACAGGGAGGACGTGACGCTTAGAGAGCTAATGGAAGAAGACGACGTCCTGCAGGAGTGCAAGGCCCAGAACCGCCGgctactcctcttcctctcccaggACCAGTGCATGCAAGAGCTGGTCAGCCTCATCACCACCGAGCCACCCACAGACCTGGAGGAGCGAATGCGCTTCAA ATTCCCCAACATTGCTTGTGAGCTCCTGACTTCTGATGTGTCAATCATAAACGATAAGCTGGGCGCGGACGAGTCTCTCCTTGAGGTGCTCTATCGCTTCCTGGAGCAGGACCCCCCTCTCAACCCGCTACTGGCCAGCTTCTTCAGCAAAACCATCGGCAATCTCATTGCCAGGAAAACCGAACAG GTGATTAGCTTTCTAAAGAAAAAGGAGGGCTTCATTGGTCTGGTGCTGAAACACATTGATGCCTCGGCTATGATGGACCTGCTGCTTCGCCTCATCAGTTGTGTGGAGCCTGCCCCCTTGAGGCAGGAGGTCCTCCAT TGGCTGAATGAGGAGAAGTTGGTACAAAGACTCACCGAGCTCATCCATACTGGCAAAGATGAGGAG AGACAATCAAATGCATCCCAAACGCTTTGTGACATCATTCGCCTCAGTCGAGACCAGGCCAATCAGATGCAGGAGAATATGGAGGCCGACCCACTATTGGCTGTACTAGAGTC GCAGGAGAGTGTAGCGGGGCTCCTCAAGAACATGTTTGAGGGGGAGAGGAGTGAGGCCTCCATTGTTAACGGAACTCAAGTGCTACTTACCTTACTGGAGACCAGGAGGCCTGG GTTGGAAGGGCTGATGGATCTGTATTCTCAGGGTTATGAAAGGTCTTACACTGTCAACAGCAGTATTTTAAATGCCATTGAGCCCCATTTAAAGGACTTCCAGCAGCTTCTTCTGGATCCCCCGAAG AAAAGTGCAATATTGACAACCGTTGGTGTTCTCGAGCAGCCACTGGGGAACGCCCGCCTTCACATGGCCAGGCTGGTGGCCGCCTTGCTGCAGACCAGTGCCCCCAGTATCTGCCAGGAGCTCTGCAATCTTGCAACCATGGACCTACTACTG GATCTGTTCTTTAAATACTCCTGGAATAACTTTTTGCACTTCCAAGTGGAGCTGTGTGTGGCCGCAATCCTGAGCCATCCTTCTTCGGAGGAGCGGCCCAGCTCGGCCCTCCAGAATCACGATGAGCAGCCTGCAGCATCTGGCCCTGAAACGCATGAGGAGGCAGTGGAGACAGGCAGTACCAGTGACCCACACGCCTCCGTCCACAACACCCTCGTAGCACAT CTTTTCCAGAAGTGTCAACTGGTCCAGAGGATCCTTGACGCCTGGGAGGAGAACGATAAAATACA GGGTGAGGGTGGCACCAGGAGAGGCAACATGGGTCACCTGACCAGAATTGCCAACATGGTGGTCCAGAACCTGGAGAAAGGACCAGTACACAACCAGATCACTGACCTCATCAAAG ACCTACCAGAAGACTGCAGAGGTCGCTGGGAGAGCTTCGTGGACGAGACGCTGAGAGAGACTAACAGGAGGAACACTGTTGAGCTG GTAAGCACCCACAACATGCACTCGTCCAGTGAAGATGACGACATGGAGAGCCCCTTCCCCAACGACTTGTCTCTCCAGCAG ATCCAACAGATGACGGCCAACTTTGTGGATCAGTTTGGCTTCAATGACGAGGAGTTTAGCGAGCATGATGAAAATATCAA TGCCACGTTTGACAGAATTGCTGAGATAAACTTCAATCTAGATGCTGATGATAATAGT gcCAATGCGGCTGCTTTTGAAGCCTGCTGTAAAGAGCGGATACGCCAGTTTGATgatgctgaagaagaagaggacatttgggaggagaaggagatgaacTATGCAACACAAGCTAAATCCAGAACAAG GTTTGGGGTCTCCCAAACCTCAGAAGAAAGCTCCGGGAGCAGAATGGAGAACGGAGGCAGCGAGCGGGGCCACGGATCTGGATCTGATGAGGACGAGGACTGTGAGCAGAACACATCAGAAACGG GTCCAGGCTGGACAGCAAATTTCAGGGAATCCGGAGGGACGGCAGCATCCCAAACCCCAGCAGGGTGGGACAGCTCATCCAGGAGCGGGGCAGAGACGCAGGGAAGTGGCTGGGCCAACTTCACTGAGTTCCAGCCTTTCTCTGG TACAGAGAGTGGTCCCAAGTGCAGCTCTCCTGTGGATTCGGGCAGCGGCGATACAGAAAAACAAGCCAAACAGAAGAACGAGAAGACGG ccGATGCGAGTGCCTCCTCTGAAGCTTGGCCGGTGGGAGAAGGGAGGAAGGCTCCTCTTGTGGCCTCAGACAGCAGCTCCTCCGGGGGatccgacagcgaggaggacgacaaaCACGCCGCCGGTGCCACTCCCCCCGCCGCGGCCGGAACCCCAGAAACAGCCGGTGCCCCCAGGAACGAGACGGCTGACCTCAAaag TGAGGAGAGTCCGGTGTCTCTGGAGAAGCTTTCGCTGTCAGATCCTCCTAAAGCGCCTGCTGAGGATTTACCCACAACCACACAGACGGACAGGAA AGAAGAAACGCCGCCACCCCAGGAAGTGTCTGTCAATGGGCCGGTCTGA